One stretch of Estrella lausannensis DNA includes these proteins:
- the acpS gene encoding holo-ACP synthase: MTLALGTDIIEIQRIRESIERRGEPFLRRILTPSEYDYCMRFNPPYARIAGRFAGKEAIAKALGTGIGEEVSWLDIEILNEASGKPTVILSEKAQGLVDSITRNGHILISISHCKEFATATALLQTRS, from the coding sequence ATGACTCTTGCTCTTGGGACTGACATTATCGAAATCCAAAGAATCAGAGAGTCTATCGAGCGACGGGGTGAGCCGTTTCTGAGAAGAATACTAACCCCCTCAGAATATGATTACTGTATGCGATTCAATCCCCCCTATGCAAGAATCGCCGGAAGGTTTGCAGGCAAGGAAGCCATAGCGAAAGCTCTGGGGACCGGAATCGGCGAGGAGGTGTCTTGGCTGGATATAGAAATTCTCAATGAAGCTTCCGGAAAACCCACTGTCATTTTATCTGAAAAGGCACAAGGCCTAGTCGATTCCATCACTAGGAATGGGCATATTCTCATCTCTATCAGCCACTGCAAAGAGTTTGCAACAGCCACCGCCCTACTCCAAACCCGCTCCTGA
- a CDS encoding PIN/TRAM domain-containing protein: MDISLVFLRGIFFCLAVFIGFSYGILASEEYSLLSMFLGTLCGTAFGIVLIGADVFFRKFNLRTLNLAIIGLFLGFMLSEAIFMILGTLFSILPATISPHSLLTLKASVLLTAVYIAMMMTSRAAEEFYVSIPFVKFSPASLQKKDIILDGSLLGDARLIDLAASGLLDHHLIIPRFLITELYDLSEKGDEQQKAKAKKALEVIKKLENIPTLGIRFNSTDFPDIKDHHERLIKLARVLDANILTQDMSQIQQSQIEDLRIIKFQTLCNALKPLSQSGEFLNIKIQRYGKEPRQGVGYLDDGTMVVVNGGAEFIGEIIKVQVLSVKHTSSGRMIFCNTLDDNFLAEGSYHKAHTVGDEEPQPKNFFAL; encoded by the coding sequence ATGGATATATCGCTTGTTTTTTTAAGGGGAATATTTTTCTGCCTGGCAGTCTTCATCGGATTTTCATATGGGATCTTGGCCTCCGAAGAGTATTCACTTCTCTCAATGTTCCTGGGAACTCTTTGTGGAACCGCTTTTGGAATCGTGCTGATTGGCGCCGATGTTTTCTTCCGAAAGTTCAACTTGCGCACGCTCAACCTTGCGATCATCGGCCTTTTCCTCGGCTTCATGCTCTCAGAGGCCATTTTCATGATCCTGGGCACTCTTTTCAGCATACTGCCGGCAACTATCTCGCCCCACAGCCTGCTCACGCTAAAAGCATCTGTCCTTTTAACCGCAGTCTATATCGCGATGATGATGACATCTAGAGCTGCAGAAGAGTTCTATGTCAGCATTCCGTTTGTTAAATTCAGCCCTGCCAGCTTGCAGAAAAAAGATATCATCCTGGACGGTTCTCTCCTCGGTGATGCCAGACTGATTGACCTGGCGGCATCCGGCCTTTTAGACCACCACCTGATCATTCCGCGCTTTCTGATCACCGAACTTTATGACTTAAGTGAAAAGGGAGATGAACAGCAGAAAGCAAAAGCCAAAAAGGCGCTGGAAGTCATCAAGAAACTTGAGAACATCCCTACACTAGGCATCAGATTTAACAGCACCGATTTTCCTGATATCAAAGACCACCACGAACGACTCATCAAGCTGGCCCGTGTGCTCGATGCCAACATATTAACCCAGGATATGAGTCAGATCCAGCAGTCACAGATCGAAGACTTAAGGATCATCAAATTCCAGACACTCTGCAACGCTCTGAAGCCCCTCTCTCAGTCCGGCGAGTTTCTCAACATCAAGATTCAACGCTATGGAAAAGAGCCTCGACAAGGCGTCGGTTACCTTGACGACGGGACGATGGTTGTCGTTAACGGGGGAGCTGAATTTATCGGTGAGATCATTAAAGTGCAGGTGCTCTCAGTCAAGCACACCTCGTCTGGCAGGATGATCTTCTGCAACACCCTCGACGACAATTTCCTTGCAGAAGGAAGCTATCACAAAGCACATACAGTCGGAGATGAAGAGCCGCAACCTAAAAACTTTTTTGCCCTCTGA
- a CDS encoding TetR/AcrR family transcriptional regulator, with amino-acid sequence MPRKKGQTQTLGKILAAAQELFVAKGFDGVSISEIARKADINQSLIYHYFESKENLWKEVKKRIGEKGKEAKEQAPSEGPKDLKEFLENSMRKRFRHMRESPEFIRMILWQLLEPKEALAGEERYTSTNWTSMIEKLQQEGSIRKDLEPRQITLAIRGLTIGALIHDPEHYLRTKKHADEYLELIVDMMEKLLSPR; translated from the coding sequence ATGCCTCGAAAGAAAGGACAGACACAGACGCTGGGTAAAATCTTGGCTGCCGCGCAAGAGCTCTTTGTGGCGAAGGGGTTTGACGGTGTATCGATTAGCGAAATTGCACGTAAGGCGGACATCAATCAGAGCTTGATCTACCACTACTTCGAAAGCAAGGAAAATCTCTGGAAGGAAGTTAAGAAACGCATCGGTGAGAAGGGAAAAGAGGCGAAGGAACAGGCTCCTTCAGAAGGTCCCAAGGACCTGAAGGAATTTTTAGAAAATTCGATGCGCAAGCGATTTCGCCACATGCGCGAAAGCCCTGAGTTCATCCGGATGATTTTGTGGCAGCTGCTTGAACCGAAAGAGGCTTTGGCCGGTGAAGAGCGATACACCTCGACCAATTGGACAAGCATGATCGAAAAGCTGCAGCAAGAGGGCAGTATCCGAAAGGATCTGGAGCCGAGGCAAATCACTTTGGCTATACGCGGCTTGACAATCGGCGCTCTAATTCACGATCCGGAGCACTATCTCCGCACTAAGAAGCACGCGGATGAGTATCTCGAACTGATCGTCGATATGATGGAGAAATTACTCTCTCCTCGATAA
- a CDS encoding Rid family detoxifying hydrolase: MKSKIETSKAPKALGPYSQAILQKIPGAEMLYVSGQLPIDPATGTLIQGTIEEQTQQVLKNIQAILEAAAMSFEHVVKVEIFLLDLRDFSKVNGTYSEVFGEPSPPARQTVQAARLPLDSPIEISCIAVKA, translated from the coding sequence ATGAAATCAAAAATCGAAACATCCAAAGCACCTAAAGCCTTAGGACCCTACTCTCAGGCAATTTTGCAAAAAATCCCCGGCGCCGAGATGCTGTACGTATCCGGTCAGCTGCCAATCGACCCGGCAACGGGCACCCTGATCCAGGGAACGATAGAAGAACAAACCCAGCAAGTACTCAAGAACATCCAAGCCATCCTGGAAGCCGCTGCAATGAGCTTTGAGCATGTCGTCAAAGTGGAAATTTTTCTACTGGACCTGCGTGATTTTTCGAAAGTTAACGGAACGTACTCAGAAGTGTTCGGAGAACCCTCGCCTCCTGCTCGTCAAACAGTACAGGCAGCAAGACTTCCCTTGGATTCCCCGATCGAGATCTCCTGTATCGCCGTTAAAGCCTAA
- a CDS encoding DMT family transporter, which yields MWQIFLMYALFGSVFTVGKAALAFSPPYFLTAYRMLLSGGVLLVYQWIKDPSSIKEARKWGPLLLGIAFFNVFITNAFEFWGLQYMSAGKTSLLYSISPFAAALFAYLLSTEAMNRTKAAGIALGLFSFAPLLLNPWQQPGSDMRDELAAEAALAVSALTSVIGWYLFKSLSSQSALPGAAINGISFIIAGVMSLAVSLLFEEAPPLSNLVESKFLLAFFYIVLVHNLFCYAIYAKSLKSYSVTFLTFAGLSNPLFAAITGALILQETVEWPFYIALLGGAGGLYLIFRGDEISASQKATPR from the coding sequence ATGTGGCAGATTTTTCTGATGTACGCCCTGTTTGGGTCGGTTTTTACGGTGGGGAAGGCGGCCCTTGCTTTTTCGCCACCCTATTTTTTGACGGCCTACCGGATGCTCCTCTCAGGAGGGGTGCTTCTTGTGTATCAATGGATTAAAGATCCTTCAAGTATTAAAGAAGCAAGAAAGTGGGGCCCCCTTCTTTTGGGGATCGCGTTTTTTAATGTATTTATTACCAATGCGTTCGAGTTCTGGGGGCTGCAGTACATGAGCGCCGGAAAGACCAGTCTTCTCTATAGCATCTCGCCCTTTGCAGCGGCTCTTTTTGCCTACTTGCTAAGCACCGAGGCGATGAATAGAACAAAAGCTGCCGGTATTGCCTTGGGTCTCTTCTCATTTGCACCCCTCCTTTTGAATCCTTGGCAGCAGCCCGGCAGTGATATGAGAGATGAGCTTGCCGCAGAAGCTGCGCTTGCCGTGTCTGCGCTAACTTCCGTGATTGGCTGGTATCTATTTAAAAGCCTCTCCTCCCAAAGCGCGCTTCCCGGGGCGGCAATTAACGGCATCAGCTTTATTATAGCAGGGGTGATGTCGCTTGCCGTGTCGCTCCTATTTGAAGAGGCTCCGCCCCTCTCCAACCTTGTTGAATCTAAGTTTCTTTTAGCATTTTTCTATATTGTTTTGGTTCACAACCTTTTCTGCTATGCCATCTATGCTAAGAGTTTGAAGAGCTATTCGGTAACATTTTTGACTTTTGCCGGACTCTCCAACCCTCTATTCGCCGCCATCACAGGGGCGTTGATTTTGCAGGAAACTGTCGAGTGGCCCTTTTATATCGCTCTTCTGGGTGGAGCAGGCGGGCTATACCTCATATTCAGAGGGGATGAAATAAGCGCTTCACAAAAGGCTACGCCCAGATAA
- a CDS encoding SLC13 family permease encodes MISLATFLLCYVLFVIAPHYKAWTALGGALILILTGQLSVSSAFFEVHWNVMGLFVGTLVLAELFMLSRVPAVIAEWLVDHSRSVRSALIKIFILSSVISMFVENVAVVLLVAPVALSLTEKLKISPIKPLILIAMFSNLQGASTLIGDPPSMILGSYLKMSFNDFFFFEEKPSIFFIIQAGFVSTLIYAFWLFRKSLQSIELVKVENVRSLVPSALLLILISLLVFSSQLDPDSIYLAGTAAMTLGVIGLVWNHYGPKWGSSLTIIRTLDWDTSLFLLALFILVGAIRLNGWMDSLAAFVIREVPENLILLYLFIIIFSVIISAFVDNVPYILAMIPVVEKIAAASGYPVHLLAFALLVGACLGGNITPIGASANIACVSLLKKEGHHISFLSYVKIGIIYTAWATIPAAIVLWIIWA; translated from the coding sequence ATGATTTCACTGGCAACCTTTCTACTCTGCTATGTGCTGTTCGTAATCGCACCCCATTACAAGGCATGGACAGCCCTGGGAGGGGCGCTAATCCTGATACTTACTGGGCAACTCAGCGTCTCAAGCGCCTTCTTTGAGGTGCACTGGAACGTAATGGGACTCTTTGTCGGAACCCTGGTGCTCGCTGAGCTTTTCATGCTCTCGCGAGTACCTGCCGTCATTGCCGAGTGGCTTGTCGACCACTCTCGCTCTGTCCGGTCGGCCCTGATCAAAATTTTCATACTCTCCAGCGTTATCTCCATGTTTGTGGAAAATGTCGCCGTCGTCCTGTTAGTGGCGCCTGTAGCCCTCTCCCTGACAGAAAAGCTCAAAATCTCGCCTATAAAGCCCCTGATTTTGATCGCGATGTTCTCCAACTTGCAAGGGGCATCCACACTGATCGGAGACCCTCCCAGCATGATTCTGGGCTCCTATCTCAAGATGAGCTTCAATGACTTTTTCTTCTTTGAAGAAAAACCGAGCATCTTTTTTATCATCCAGGCGGGATTCGTCTCGACCCTCATTTATGCCTTTTGGCTTTTTAGAAAATCGCTACAGTCTATCGAGTTGGTTAAGGTAGAGAACGTGCGCTCTTTGGTTCCCAGCGCGCTTTTATTGATATTGATCAGCCTGCTAGTCTTCAGCTCACAGCTTGATCCCGACTCCATTTATCTTGCGGGCACAGCGGCCATGACACTTGGAGTCATTGGCCTTGTTTGGAATCACTACGGACCCAAATGGGGTTCTTCCCTCACCATCATTCGCACACTGGATTGGGACACCTCCCTCTTTCTTTTGGCGCTGTTCATCTTGGTGGGAGCCATCCGGCTCAACGGATGGATGGATAGCCTTGCTGCATTCGTGATTCGGGAAGTTCCGGAAAACTTAATTTTACTCTATCTGTTCATCATTATCTTTTCGGTGATCATTTCCGCTTTTGTCGACAATGTACCCTATATTCTGGCAATGATACCCGTCGTGGAAAAGATTGCCGCCGCTTCCGGCTATCCGGTGCATCTTCTGGCTTTCGCGCTTCTTGTCGGAGCGTGTCTTGGAGGCAACATCACACCGATCGGTGCATCTGCCAACATTGCATGCGTGAGCCTGCTTAAGAAAGAAGGTCACCACATCTCCTTCCTAAGCTATGTCAAGATAGGAATTATCTATACGGCGTGGGCTACCATACCCGCGGCCATCGTCTTATGGATTATCTGGGCGTAG
- a CDS encoding chalcone isomerase family protein translates to MRPILSLMLLFATPNFAETFDFPSHVQLRVNNLIYTMDKTGETTKGELYSIAHYLQGAIEAQERVILVQIFSDGEAKEFLIEWMKDFKQDEIKKELKSSFEKALDKKELAEHEKEIASFINFFNQDVKAKDQIKILWMAKGQLQVFYGSDLKGEINSIPFAKAVWKVWLGPKSVVNKSLLIDDYIDIQQSY, encoded by the coding sequence ATGCGCCCGATTCTCAGCCTGATGCTGCTTTTCGCCACACCCAATTTCGCTGAAACGTTCGACTTTCCAAGCCATGTACAACTGCGTGTTAACAACTTAATCTACACGATGGACAAAACGGGTGAGACAACCAAAGGCGAACTCTACAGTATTGCCCACTATCTGCAAGGTGCGATTGAAGCACAGGAGAGAGTGATCCTGGTGCAAATTTTCAGCGATGGAGAAGCAAAAGAATTTCTCATCGAATGGATGAAAGACTTCAAGCAAGATGAGATCAAAAAAGAGCTGAAAAGCTCCTTTGAAAAAGCTCTCGACAAGAAAGAACTTGCCGAGCACGAAAAAGAGATTGCTTCATTCATCAATTTTTTCAACCAAGATGTCAAAGCCAAAGACCAGATTAAAATCCTCTGGATGGCAAAAGGACAGCTACAGGTATTCTACGGATCTGATCTCAAAGGAGAGATCAACAGCATCCCGTTTGCCAAAGCAGTATGGAAAGTATGGCTTGGCCCCAAGAGCGTCGTCAACAAAAGCCTTCTAATCGATGACTATATCGATATTCAACAATCGTATTGA
- a CDS encoding ASCH domain-containing protein, protein MKQHRIHCEEPYFSLIREGLKRVEGRKNSPKYQLISPGDTIEFYCGDNSFLTTVTEIRRYDTLTAYLEDVTPEKALPGIQTMEEATAVYLQWSTEEEIARSGFLGIFVKTI, encoded by the coding sequence ATGAAACAGCACCGCATCCACTGTGAAGAACCTTATTTTTCCCTCATCCGCGAGGGATTAAAACGTGTCGAAGGCAGAAAGAACTCGCCCAAATACCAGTTGATCTCCCCCGGTGACACCATCGAATTCTACTGCGGCGACAACTCCTTTCTCACAACAGTCACCGAGATTCGGCGCTATGACACGCTAACTGCCTATCTTGAAGATGTTACCCCTGAGAAAGCACTGCCCGGCATCCAAACGATGGAAGAGGCGACTGCCGTCTACCTGCAGTGGAGCACAGAGGAAGAAATTGCGAGGTCCGGCTTTCTGGGGATCTTCGTCAAAACCATCTAG
- a CDS encoding helix-turn-helix transcriptional regulator: MERELLEKQVRLMEPMIKAVVELFKPFVEVAVHDLEKGTVVALYNNLSKRKVGDRSPIKELGVSTKEFPDFFPPYYKMNYDGKVMKCTSITLRDEKGEAHGLICFNVDTSSVKGLFDSLAVFLGNAREGKNPVESGGGSFEEKARALMDEFLQERAISSDHLGRDEKRELIQFLYSKGIFNYKKAPQEIASWLKVSRASIYNYIKEMEQ; this comes from the coding sequence ATGGAGAGAGAGTTGCTGGAAAAGCAGGTGCGGCTGATGGAGCCGATGATCAAGGCTGTAGTCGAATTGTTCAAGCCGTTTGTGGAAGTGGCGGTGCATGACCTGGAAAAAGGGACGGTTGTTGCCCTCTACAATAATTTGTCGAAGAGAAAAGTAGGAGATCGCTCTCCAATCAAGGAGTTGGGAGTTTCCACCAAGGAATTTCCCGATTTTTTTCCTCCCTACTACAAAATGAACTATGACGGAAAAGTCATGAAATGCACCTCCATTACCCTGCGTGATGAAAAGGGGGAAGCGCATGGCCTTATCTGTTTCAATGTCGATACAAGCTCAGTCAAGGGGCTGTTCGATTCGCTTGCCGTTTTTTTAGGGAATGCGCGTGAAGGGAAAAATCCTGTCGAAAGCGGTGGGGGCAGCTTTGAGGAAAAAGCCCGAGCTCTAATGGATGAATTCTTGCAAGAGCGAGCTATATCCTCGGATCACCTGGGCCGTGATGAAAAGCGGGAATTGATTCAGTTTCTCTATAGTAAAGGCATATTTAATTACAAAAAGGCGCCCCAGGAGATAGCGAGCTGGCTGAAGGTGTCGAGAGCGAGTATCTATAATTATATTAAAGAAATGGAGCAGTGA
- a CDS encoding PhzF family phenazine biosynthesis protein: protein MRTYPMVHTDAFTDVLFGGNPTATILEADSLSEQEMKKIAIEMNHSETAFILKSRLGDLRLRYFTRTGDEIDFCGHATVGAMIAYVHQEGEMSEGPSAFVLETNRGLLKIWVEGNTVEMELPEVELVPISITHDELEEAFGFPVLDKSRPLMMDKNNNYLYAAAASFSQLQDLKPDFAGLRAFCEKYKLIIVCLSYPEVFDKESSLHSRGFAPWVGVPEDPFTGSMQGGAYLYAKKQGWIGEKTEIAVEQGHIMGRPGKAIVKVADPRKMYLKASGKRFFKTTITLE, encoded by the coding sequence ATGCGTACCTATCCCATGGTCCACACAGACGCTTTCACGGATGTGTTGTTTGGCGGAAATCCTACAGCGACAATTCTTGAAGCCGATAGCCTGTCGGAACAGGAAATGAAGAAGATTGCAATTGAGATGAATCACTCCGAGACAGCATTTATCTTAAAAAGCCGGCTAGGTGATTTACGGCTCCGTTATTTTACAAGGACGGGAGATGAAATTGATTTTTGCGGACACGCTACTGTCGGTGCAATGATTGCCTATGTCCATCAAGAGGGAGAAATGAGCGAGGGCCCTTCTGCGTTTGTCTTAGAAACGAATAGAGGCCTTCTGAAAATATGGGTGGAGGGCAACACCGTGGAAATGGAGCTTCCGGAGGTGGAGCTGGTGCCAATTTCCATAACTCATGATGAGTTGGAAGAGGCTTTTGGGTTTCCTGTCCTTGATAAGAGCCGCCCCCTGATGATGGATAAAAATAACAACTACCTCTACGCGGCGGCAGCTTCCTTCAGTCAGCTGCAGGATCTTAAACCGGACTTTGCCGGGCTGAGAGCGTTTTGTGAAAAATATAAGCTGATCATCGTCTGCCTCAGCTATCCGGAAGTCTTCGACAAGGAGAGCAGTCTTCATTCCAGAGGATTTGCTCCTTGGGTAGGAGTCCCTGAGGATCCGTTCACAGGATCTATGCAGGGCGGTGCGTATCTCTACGCCAAAAAGCAGGGGTGGATTGGCGAGAAGACCGAAATCGCCGTCGAGCAGGGCCACATCATGGGTAGACCGGGAAAGGCAATTGTGAAAGTCGCCGATCCACGGAAGATGTACTTAAAGGCAAGCGGAAAGCGGTTTTTTAAAACGACAATCACTTTGGAATGA
- a CDS encoding pyridoxal-phosphate dependent enzyme, translating to MEPLYCKTPLIQSRRMSERLGADVYLKMEFLQPSGSFKNRGIGTLCKYHKEQGAPLLVSSSGGNAGLAAAYSARILKLPIKVVVPESTPEQMRHLIQKEGAELIVHGKVWSEADALARAACKELGGAYISPYNHPEIWEGNATLVQEILDEGVVPDAVVMAVGGGGLFSGVADGLWQAGLRQCRLIACETEGAPKFRRAIEAGAPVTLDSVQSFATSLAAPRIADQAFFWTKKMHVDSVVVSESQAAQAAIAFLEQERILVETSCGAALSIGERGLIEPGLFKRIVIVVCGGKCISVKKLREIAEITGVPSEL from the coding sequence ATGGAGCCGCTTTATTGTAAAACCCCTTTGATTCAATCGCGCAGAATGAGTGAGCGCCTCGGAGCGGATGTCTATCTTAAAATGGAGTTTCTGCAGCCTTCCGGATCGTTCAAAAACAGGGGCATAGGCACGCTTTGCAAGTACCATAAAGAGCAAGGAGCCCCACTGCTCGTCTCTTCGTCAGGTGGTAATGCAGGGCTTGCCGCAGCCTATTCAGCGCGGATTCTGAAACTGCCCATCAAAGTTGTTGTTCCGGAATCGACACCCGAGCAAATGCGCCATCTGATCCAAAAAGAGGGTGCAGAGCTTATTGTGCATGGCAAGGTTTGGTCGGAGGCGGATGCTTTGGCGCGCGCGGCCTGCAAGGAGTTGGGAGGAGCTTATATATCCCCCTACAACCATCCTGAGATATGGGAAGGAAACGCTACCCTCGTTCAGGAAATTCTGGACGAGGGTGTAGTGCCGGATGCCGTCGTCATGGCAGTCGGAGGAGGGGGACTGTTTTCAGGAGTTGCAGATGGGTTGTGGCAGGCCGGGCTCAGGCAATGCAGGCTGATCGCCTGTGAGACGGAAGGGGCTCCTAAGTTTAGGCGCGCGATAGAAGCGGGCGCTCCAGTCACCTTGGACAGCGTGCAATCTTTTGCAACATCCCTTGCAGCCCCCCGAATTGCTGACCAGGCCTTCTTCTGGACCAAAAAAATGCACGTGGACTCGGTTGTTGTCAGCGAGAGTCAAGCCGCTCAGGCTGCCATCGCATTCTTGGAACAGGAGCGAATCTTGGTCGAGACCTCGTGCGGAGCGGCTCTTTCCATTGGAGAGAGGGGGTTGATTGAGCCGGGCCTGTTCAAGCGGATTGTGATCGTCGTGTGCGGCGGAAAGTGTATTAGCGTAAAAAAATTGAGGGAAATTGCCGAAATAACCGGCGTCCCTTCTGAATTATGA
- a CDS encoding DUF917 domain-containing protein codes for MKFVEIDDLQDLALGAALLGSGGGGCPDYDLLMAEKHLMEYGKVPLVDVASLEDDALVLPIAFAGAPLVSAEMLPSGEECSQLLKAVEELTGRRPTHLMPAEIGGANSLCPFLFAARLKLLVLDADTIGRAFPEMQMSSCNLSKVPANPAFIADSMGNTLILRANDANTMEMIARNAIVAMGSSALVGIYMMEGRVAKQAVIKGSVSLAMGLGRAIREAKERGEEPIKPLIDSYGAAVLGTGVVDQIDQRIEGGFLNGSVSILTKGGTVSIQYQNEYLKAEINGETVALTPEIIALVDSESFMPITSERLLFGTRVTVISLPSPSIWMTEEGLKLVGPGYFGYEDVRCNETCKEFEAI; via the coding sequence ATGAAATTTGTTGAAATTGATGACCTGCAGGATCTGGCTCTCGGAGCGGCGTTACTTGGATCCGGTGGAGGGGGGTGTCCTGATTACGACCTGCTGATGGCCGAAAAGCATCTCATGGAATACGGTAAAGTACCGCTTGTCGATGTCGCCTCGCTTGAAGACGATGCACTGGTGTTGCCGATTGCCTTTGCCGGTGCTCCGTTAGTCTCGGCGGAAATGCTCCCCTCCGGAGAGGAGTGTTCACAGCTTTTGAAGGCGGTGGAAGAGTTGACAGGAAGAAGACCGACGCATTTGATGCCCGCTGAAATCGGTGGAGCCAATTCACTCTGCCCGTTTCTCTTTGCGGCCAGGCTTAAGCTTCTCGTACTGGATGCCGATACTATCGGAAGAGCATTTCCCGAGATGCAGATGTCCTCTTGCAATCTCTCCAAAGTGCCCGCAAATCCGGCATTTATTGCCGACTCGATGGGTAATACGCTCATTTTGAGGGCAAATGACGCCAATACAATGGAAATGATTGCCAGAAACGCGATTGTGGCGATGGGATCATCGGCGCTAGTCGGCATCTATATGATGGAAGGAAGGGTGGCCAAACAGGCAGTCATTAAAGGGTCGGTCTCTCTTGCCATGGGTCTCGGACGAGCCATACGGGAAGCTAAGGAGAGAGGGGAGGAGCCTATTAAGCCGCTGATTGATTCCTATGGGGCTGCGGTGCTCGGAACAGGCGTGGTCGATCAGATCGACCAACGCATCGAGGGCGGCTTTCTTAACGGATCGGTCTCAATTCTCACAAAAGGGGGAACTGTTTCCATCCAGTATCAGAATGAGTATCTGAAAGCAGAGATCAACGGAGAGACAGTCGCGCTGACTCCGGAGATCATCGCTCTAGTGGATAGCGAGTCGTTTATGCCGATTACAAGTGAGAGGCTTTTGTTCGGCACACGAGTTACGGTGATTTCCCTTCCCTCGCCGTCCATTTGGATGACCGAGGAAGGGCTTAAGTTGGTGGGTCCTGGATACTTCGGGTATGAGGACGTAAGATGCAATGAGACATGTAAAGAGTTTGAGGCGATATGA